The DNA region CCACGCGTCGGATTCGGCGAGAGACATGCGAGGAACTTGATACGTCATGGGAATGATCGTCGCACATGGTTGTTGGTACAACCAGTTGGACAAATAGTTGTCGCAACAACTGACGAAGAGGACTGAACATGAGCAGCGTGACCATCATTGGTGCAGGGAACATGGCGGGCGCCATCGCGGGCATCGCGAGAAAGTCGGGTGCCGACGTGCAGATCGTTGCGCGCGACGCCGCCAAGGTTGCGGAACTCGCGGCGGTAACGGGCGCTACGTCGGCGGCCTACGGCGACACCCTCACGGGTGACATCGTGATTCTCGCCGTGCCGTATCCGGCCGTGGACTCGATCATCGCCACGTACGCGGACGCCCTCGACGGAGCGATTGTCGTCGACATCACGAACCCCCTCGACTTCTCCACCTTCGACTCGCTCGTGACGCCCGCCGACTCGTCGGCCGCTGCCGTGCTCGCTGCGGCGCTTCCGGGCGCCAAGGTCGTGAAGGCCTTCAACACGACGTTCGCCGCGACGCTCGCCACCGGCAATGTCGGGTCGGTGGAGACCACCGTGCTCGTTGCCGGAGACGATGCCGACGCCAAGCAGGCAGTGATCGACCTCGTGATCGGCGGGGGAATCGCGGCCATCGACACCGGTGCGCTCAAGCGTGCGCGTGAACTCGAGGCACTCGGCTTCCTTCAGCTCACCCTCGCGGTGGGCGAGAAGACGCCGTGGACCGGCGGCTTCGCCCTCACGCGTTAGCCACCACGAGTAAAGGGCTCGGCCGCCCGTCACGAGCGGCCGGGCCCTTCGCGCGTCTGTTGGCTTTGAGCGTCAGATGCGTCAGATGCGTCAGGTGCGTCAGATGCGTCTTGAGCGCGGAGTGAGGCGCACTGTCGGCATCGGGGGAGCGGGGACGCGCTTGTCGCCATGACCGTCGACGGTCCCAAAGCGTGCCGAGCGGGCTTCCCACTCGTCGCGCGCCTGGACGATCTCCTCGTGGCTGCGGCCCACGAAGTTCCACCACATGACCAGTTCGTCCTCGAAGGGCTCTCCGCCCAGGAGGAACATCAGCGCGCCGCTGTGGGAGGCGAGCTCGATGTGGTCCCTGTCGGTGCCGAGGTAGAGGAGGTCATTGCGACCGGGCCGCACGGTCGAACCGTCGGCGCTCACGGTACTGGTGGCTTCCTCGGCGATCACGGCATCCGAGACGCCCATGTCGAGCGCCTCGAGATCGCCCTCGAGGAGGACCAGCGCGAATTCCCACGCGGGGTCGAGCGGGATGCGCACTCGCGAACCGGCAGCAATGCGAATCTGGGCACCCACCAGCGGCGAGTGAATGGTCGCGGGCGAGGCGACCCCGGCGAGGCTTCCCATGATGACCGTCGCCTCGGCATCGTTCCCCACCGACGCGGGAAGGGTCACCGTCGGCAGCGTCTCATGCCGCTCGAAGCCGCGCGCATCCCACCTGGAGTGCTCCGGCAAGGCGATCCACAGCTGGAGCACGTCGAGTTCGACGGCGCCGTCCCCCAGCGAGTACTCGGAGTGGGAGATCCCCGCGCCGGCCGTCATGAGGTTGAACTGGCCCGCGCGCAAGAGCACGTCGGAACCCAGCGAGTCTCGATGACGTACCTCGCCAAGGAGCGGCCACGTGACGGTCTGCAGGCCCATGTGGGGGTGCGGCTCCACGCGCATGGTGGTGTGTTGCGGGCCAAAGCGGTCCAGGAAGCACCACGCGCCCACGGTGGGCAGGGCGCGCTGCGGCAGGGCCCGCTGGACGTTCATCGAACGCAGCCCGCCAAGCGGAACCTCGCGCGCGGGCAACACCGCGGCGCGGGGCCCGATGCCGGCCACGCCCGTCACGCCTGTGGTGCCCGCGGTGCCCTGTTGGGCCACTCGATGCGTGCGCCCTCGATCTCGTGGCGCTCCAAGTAGCGGGCCATGTACGGGCACAACGGGATGATCGTGAGGTCGCGGGCGACCGCATCGGCGAGGGCCGCCTCGGCCAGCCGCAACCCGAGGCCCTGGCCCTGGTAGGCGTCGTCAATCTCGGTGTGCGTGAAGGCGATGTGCGTCTCGGACTCATGGAACGCGGCGAAGCCGGCCACCGCGTGGTCGGTCTCCGCCTCGCCAGTCTGTGCGCCGTCCAGGATCAGTTCGTAGCGTTCGGCGTCCTCGTTGCGAACCACGGAGGTGTTCGGGCTGTCTGTCATGGTGATCCCTTCGGTTGTCAGGGCTTCGGCTTCGAGGATCTCCCAGTGGCGAGCCTCATCAGGTCGGATTCGAGGTCGATCCCCAGTTCCGTTCCGCCTGCAGAACCGTATTCGTGCTGGTAGCTCTGCCAGGACTCGTCGCGCACGGCCTTGGCGAAGCCGGATTCCATGAGCAGCATCAGTTCAAGTGCCGCCCTGTCGATCCTGCCGGTAAGTGCCTTGTCCTGCCAGTCCTCCGTGGCCGCGAAGAGGCTCGTGGGCACGGTGAGCGTGCGCAAGTACGCGAACAGGGAGCGCATCTCCTCGTCAACCACGAGCGCGTGACGTGCGGTGCCCGCGGTTGCGGCCAACACTACGGGTTTGCCGATCAGCAGGTCGTTGTCGAGCACCTGGAAGAACGACGTGAAGAGGCCCGATGCCCCGGCCTTGTAGACGGGAGCCGCGGCAATAATGCCGTCGGCGTCAACGAGCGCGGCGATGGCCCTCTTGAAGCCCTCGCCGAAGTGTTGGGAAGCGAGGGCTGCGGGCAGCTCCGGGAGCAGCTCGCGCAGGTCGATCACCGTGGTGGTGATCTCGCGGCCGCGAGCCTGGCCGAGAGCGCGCACGCGGGAGGCCGCGCGGTCGGCGAGCAGCTTGGTGGAGGACGGGTCGGACACCCCGGCGTTGACGACGACGAGGCTGAGTGGGGCGGTCATGAGGGTTGCCCTTCCGTGGGGGCTGGCATTTTCGTGGAGGCCAGTAGCGAGGCGAGCCCCGCAAGCGTGGACATTTGGGTGGGGGTGAGGCGGGACGACATGGCGTCCGTGACTGAACGGGCGTGCGCCCTGCCGACCCGACGCTGGACCTCGCGGCCCTCGCCGGTGAGCGATAGCAGCGCCGCCCGTGCATCGGCGGGGTCGGGGCCCTTGGCGACCAAGCCGCGTTCGACGAGCCGCTCGACCAATCGGGACAGCCCCGGCTGGCTGAGCAACACGTGACGGCCAAGCTCTCCCAGGCGCTGCGGTGCGGGGCACTTGGACAGCGTGTAGAGCACGTCGTACTCGTGGAGCGACACCTCGCACCACATGGACTCCGCCTCGAAGCGTTTCATGAGGGTCGAGTATGCGCCCAGCAGGGATTCCCACGCCTCGTTCGCCTCCTTGATGGGGGCGGCCGATGCGTGGGGCGTGGTGGTCGCGGTGGTCGTGGTGGTCGCGGTGGGCGCGGTGCGTCCGTCGTGCGTTTCGGCGCGCGTAGAGGTTGTCATGACTGCGTCGGGGCCGACGCCGCGGCCACCGCCTCGGAGTCTTGGTAGGGCGAGGAACCCGTCACGTTGTCGCCGCGGTTGGCGTTTGGTCGCGGCTGGCGCGGCTCCTCGTCACCGTACTTGGCCTTGACCAGGCTCGCGTGCGTCGGGGCCTTTGCGGCCTCGGGGTCGCGGCGCGACTCGAGCTCCTTACGCAGCACGGGCACCACCTCGCCGCCGAGCAGCTCCAACTGGTCCAGGACCATCTCGACGGGCATGCCCGCGTGGTCCATGAGGAAGAGCTGGCGCTGGTAGTCGCCAAACGTCTCCTGGAAGGTCAGCGTCTTGTCGATGACCTCCTGCACCGAGCCGACGCTGAGCGGCGTCTGGTCGGAGAACTCCTCGAGCGTCGGGCCGTGGCCGTAGACGGGTGCCTCGTTGAAGTAGGGCCTGAACTTGGACTTCGCCTCCTGAGAGGTCCTGCCGATGAAGGCCTGCCCTCCCAGCCCGACGATCGCCTGCTTCGCGGTGCCGTGGCCGTGGTGCTCGAAGCGTTGGCGGTAGAAATCGATGAGCCGCTTGTAGTGGTCCTTGGGCCAGAAGATGTTGTTCGCGAAGTAGCCGTTGCCGTAGAACGCGGCCTGCTCGGCGATCTCGGGCGTGCGGATCGAGCCGTGCCACACGAACGGCGGCACGTCGTCGAGCGGGCGGGGTGCCGAGGTGAATCCCTGCAGGGGGCTGCGGAAGCTACCCTCCCAATCCACGACGTCCTCGCGCCACAAGCGGTGCAGCAGGTTGTAGTTCTCGAGTGCGAGCGGCAGACCCTGCCTGATGTCCTGGCCGAACCACGGGTACACGGGCGCGGTGTTGCCGCGACCAAGCATGAGGTCCATGCGGCCCTTGGACAGGTGCTGCAGCATCGCGTATTCCTCGGCGATGCGCACCGGGTCGTTGGTGGTGATGAGCGTGGTCGACGTGGTGACGATGAGCCGCTCGGTGAGGGCGGCGATGTGCGCCAGCAACGTGGTGGGCGAGGACGAGAAGAACGGCGGGTTGTGGTGCTCGCCGATCGCGAAGGCGTCGAGGCCAACCTCCTCCGCCTTCACGGCGATCTTGACGATGTTGGAGATGCGCTCCGCCTCGGTGGGGGTGACGCCGCTGATGGGGTCGCGAGTGATGTCGCTGACGGACATGATGCCGAACTGCATGGGGAACTCCTTGGTGCTGTGAGGTCCGTTGACCCCGTTGATTATATGCGTATGCATGTAATAACGTGGCGGGGTCCAAACTATTCCATTCCGTTTCCTGGCATCGTCGCGGCGCCTTGGACGTTGTTGAAGGGGACAAGCCACGGGAGGCCACCATGAGACTGACCAAGCACGCCCACGCCTGCATCGACGTGGAGCACGAGGGGCGGCGCATCGTCATCGATCCCGGCGCCTTCACGCCGAACGCGCGTGATCTTCTCGCGAACGCGGATGCCGTGCTGGTCACGCACTCCCATATGGACCACCTGGACCCCGATGCCGTGGCCGACGCAATGCGCGCCCGCATCGGCTTGGTGCTCTATGGGCCCGAGGACGTGGTGGCGTCCCTGCGCGAGGAATTCGGGGAGCGCGTGCGCGCGGTGAAGCCAGGGGACGTGCTGGAGGTTGCCGGGCTGTCGGTGAGCGTGTACGGAGGGCTTCACGCCGAGGTGCTTCCGTCCATACCCCGCGCCGTCAACGTCGGCTTCCTGTTGGGCGGCAGGGTGTTTCACCCAGGCGACAGCCTTGACCCTCCCGATGTCGAGGTCGAGACGCTCCTGGTGCCGGTGAGCGGGCCATGGATTAAGTTGGCTGAGGCCGCCCAGTTCGTGAGCGCAGTGAAGCCCCTGCGCGCCGTGGCGATTCACGAAGTCATCCTGTCGCCGATCGGCCTCGCGTTGGCCGCCCATGTCCTCGGCAATGGGTCAAGCCCCTCCGTGCCCGTCGAGTTCCTCGAGCCGGGCACGGAGCTCTAAAAGCGGGAGTGGTCTAGGGGCGCGCTCGGCGGTTGAGGCTCAGCTCGCCAGGGAGAGGGTCGCACGCGCGGCGCGCACCAGAGCGACGCCGTAAGAGCGCCCATGTCCGGCGGCATGGACCGCGAGCGGATGGAGTTGGTGGACGGGGACGCGATCCATCCACCCGGTACGTAGCGGGGCAACTGACTGGTAACCGTCGATGATGTGCGTGAGGTGCTGAGCGCCGAACAGCGAGAGCATAGCGAGGTCGGTCTCCGCGTGTCCGCCATGAGCGGCGGGGTCAATCATGACAACGCCCCGCGGGCCAAACAGGATGTTGCCGCCCCACAGGTCGCCATGGATGCGGGACGGCGGGGCGTCGTCGTCGAAGCGGCCCGATGCCACCGTGTCGCACGCCTCGCGCACCACGGCCAGTTCCGCCCGGGTGAGGTTCCCCGCCGAGACGGCCGACTCGGCAAAGGGAAGTACCCTGCCCGTGACGTAGAACTCGCCCCAGGCCGTCGATTCGTTGCGCGGCATCTCGCGGCGGCCGATGAAGAGGGGTCCGTGCCAGCCCTCGGGGGATGCCCCGAAGGTGGCGGCCCCCGCCGCGTGAGTGCGCGCGAGATCGCGTCCGAAGTCGTGGGCGGCGTCGGTCGTCGCCCGGCCTTGAGCAACCCGCTCGATCTCGATGCGGCAGGGGGAGACGGCGACGACCCGCGCAACCGCAGCCCCGCCAGCCTCGGCGAGCCAGCCAATACCCGCGGCCTCCGCCTCATAGAACCCCGGCGGGGCATCTGCGCGTTCCTTGACGACGGTCTCCATTGCACCCATCCTGCCCGACGAGAGGGGGACAGGGGGCCATAAGTCGGGGGCACGGCTACCGGGGGCAGCGGGTGAGGAAGCCTGCGGGCCCCCGGGTCGAGCGAACGGCTAGTGCGTGGGTGTAATGACCGCCACGGGAGCGTCGTCGTGCGGCTGCCTGCCGGTGAGCGCCCCCGCCAGCAGGAACACGGCGATGCCCGCGATGGGAACCACAAGCAGTCCGGTGCGCAGGCTCGTCGCATCCGCGACCGCGCCGACTATGGGCGGGCTCGCCAAGAACGAGATGCGCAGCATCCAACTCACCATCGTGAGTCCAGTGCCAGCCCTAAGTCCCGGAATTCCGTCTGCGGCCGCAAAGGCAGCCGGGACCGTGGTCGCGACGCCCAGCCCTGCCAGCGAGAAACCGACGATCGTTCCGGGAATGGTGGGCCATGCGAGCGCGACGCCCATGCCCACCGCGGTGATCGTGCCTCCGACACGGGCGACGGCGCGCTCACCGTAGCGGTCGACGTACTTGTCCCCGACGATGCGCCCCAGGAAGTGAAGCAGCATGAGCCCAACGAACGCGAAGCCCGCGATGTCTGCGGCCGCGTGGAGGTCATCCTTCATGTAGTTCGCTGACCACGTGAACCCGGCGTCCTCGACGAGCGCGCCAGCGATAGCCACCAGGCCGAGCATGACCACCGTGATAAGAGCGGCACGGGGCACGCGCATGCGCCGCTTGGGTGCGTCCGCGTGCGCGGGCTCGTCCTGGCGGTCGATGCCGCTGTCCGGACCGAGCGTCAGGCGATAGGCGACTGCCGCGATCGCGACGAAGAGCGCGGACGTGACCCCCAGGTGCACCCCGATGCTGAGATGCAGCGCGACGGCACCTGCGCCGATGAGGCCACCCGCGGCGGCGCCGAGCGACCACATCGCGTGAAGGCTGTTGATGATCGACTTGCCCATGCGGCGTTGGATCGCCAGGCCTTGGGCATTCTGCGCGACGTCGGTGTTCGCGTCGAGGGCGCCATTGAGGAACAGAAAGGCCGAGAAGAGAAACACGGTAGGCGAGATGCCCGCTCCCCACACCGCGAGCGACTGGAGCGCCAGTGCGATGGCCGCGACGCGAGCGGATCCGAAGCGTCGTACCATCTTCCCCGCGACGAGCCCCAGTCCGATCGAGCCGATTGACGCGAATGCCACCGCGACGCCGAAGCCCGTGTAGCTGAGATCGAGCCTGTCCTTGATGCCGGGCAGGCGGGGAACCACGTTGGCCCACATGGCTCCGTTGGTGAGGAACAGCAGGCTGACACCGATGCGCGCCCTGCGTAGGCGAGGCGTATCGATGACGCGTTCCGCCACGGTCACGAGGGGGCCACCTCGAAGGGTGCCGCCAGGAGGTCGGTGAGCCGCGAAGACGGGCCCACAAGCAGCTCGAAGGCGCCTGGCTCGACGACTCGTTCGCCCTCCGCGGTCACGATCGAGCAACCGGCGGTCGGAATCTCAAGCTCGACCGTGGCGGACTCGCCGGGCCCAACCGTGACGCGTGCAAAGGACTTCAGCTCACGATCCGCCCAGGTGGCCGACGTATTCACGTCTCGAACATAGACCTGGACGGTCTCGATCGCGTCGCGGGCGCCCGTGTTGGCCACGGTTACTCGCGCGCGGACGATCTCGCTCGCGGTCAGGGTTGGGGTCAGAACCTCCAGGTCGCGGTACTCCACCGTGGAGTAGCCAAGGCCATCGCCGAACACCCATGCGGGCTCCTGCGTGAGATCCGCATAGCGGTGGCCGTGTTGGGCGTCGATCTGGTTGTAATACGTGGGCTGTTGGCCTACGTGTAGCGGCCACGAAATCGGCAGTCGCCCACTTGGCTCGATCTCGCCGAAGAGGAGTTCCGCGACGGCCTGGCCGCCCAGCAGTCCGGGGTTGGCGGCCCAGATGACGGCCGCGGCGCGGCCCGCAGACGGCGGCAAAACGTGCGGCTTGGACGCGAGCACCACGAGGACGACGGGGGTGCCCGTCTCGACGAGCGCGTCGAGGAGCGCCACCTGCCCACCCAGAAGCTCGAGTGTTGCGGTGGAACGACCCTCGCCCACGAGCTCGATGCGGTCTCCCAGGACGGCGACCACGGCATCGGCATTGCGCGCGGCCTCGACCGCCTCGGCAATCATGGCCGGATCGGGGGCGACCGGCATCGCGATATCGGGTCGCGGTTGCCCGTCGGGGAAGAAGTCTCCCTTGGGGTCCGGGCCGGTGGTGATGATCTCGGCACCCTTCGCGTACGCGACCTCGCATCCTTGTGGGGCGAGCGCTCGCAGGCCGTCGAGCACCGTGACGATCGCGTCGCGAGGGTGACCGGTCTGCACCCAATGCGCCTGGCCCGAGTTGCCAGCCCAGTCGCCAAGCTGGGTGTCGGGGTCGTCGGAGTTGGGGCCTACCACCGCGATCTTCCGCACCGTGGTGTCGAGGGGGAGGAGTCCGTCGTTGCGCAGCAGCACGAGCGAGCGGCGCGCGGCCTCGAGGTTGAGAGCCGTTGCGGCGGGCTGCGCGATCACGGCGCGTTGGTGCTCGGGGTTGGGGAGGCGGGGATTCTCGAACAGGCCCAGGTCGAACTTGAGGGTGAGGATGCGTCCCACGGCCTGATCGATGAGCCGCTCGTCCAGGAGACCCTGAGCGACGGCCTGCTGGGCACCGTCGAAGAACTTGGGCGTCATCATGATCATGTCATTGCCGGCCTTGACGGCAGCCGCCGCGGCGTGGGCGTAGTCGGGGAACAGGCGCTGTTCGCGCACCAGGTTGCCCACGTTGTCCCAGTCCGTGATGAGCATGCCCTGGTAGCCCCACTCGCCGCGGAGCACGTCGCCGAGCAGCCACTTGTTGACGGTGATCGGCACGCCGTCGATGGCCTGGTAACCAAGCATGAACGTGGCGCAGCCCTCGCGCGCGGCCCTCTCAAACGGCGGCAGGAACCACGATTTCAGTTTGCGACGCGAGATGTCGGCCTCGGAGGCGTCGCGGCCGCCCTGCGTCTCGGAGTACCCGGCGAAGTGCTTGGCGGTGGCCAGAATCGCCGTCGGGTCCCCCAGTCCGTCGCCTTGATAACCGCGAATCATGGCGGCAGCGAGCTCGCCGATGAGGTGGGGGTCCTCGCCGAAGGTCTCGCTCACTCGGCCCCAGCGCAGGTCGCGGGTGATGCACAGCACGGGGGAGAAGGTCCAATGGATTCCGGTGGTTGCGACCTCGATTGCGGTGGCGCGGCCGACGCGTTCAAGGAGGTCGGGGTCGAAGCTCGCTGCCATGCCCAATTGGGTGGGGAAGATGGTGGCGCCCTCGAAGAACGAGTGCCCGTGAATGCAGTCCTCTCCGATCAGGATCGGAATGCGAAGTCTCGTCTGGTCCGCGAGTGCCCCAGCCGCGACGAGGTTCTCGGGCGACATGTGCAACATCGAGCCCACGTGGAATTCGCGGATGGGCGCCTCGACTCCGTCATTTCCTGGGAGCTGCATCATCTGCCCCACCTTCTCGGGCAGGGTCATGCGGCTCACGAGGTCGGCGACTCGGGTGGCTGTTGCGGCGGAGGGGTCGAGGTACAACGGGGTGTTCACGGGAGTCCTTTCGAGGGCAACGCAAGCTAGCGCCACTCCCGCTTTTCTACCATGTGGTAGAAAAGATGGCAAGGAGGTCCAGGTGACTAGTGACGGAAGATCGCTTCGAGGCGACGCTACGCGGGTCCTGGTGCTCGACACCGCGCTCGAGATGTTCGCGGAGCATGGGTATCGGGCCACCTCCGTGCGCGACATCGCGGCCCGATGCGGGATGACGCACCCGGGACTGCTGTACCACTTTCCGTCGAAGGCGGCCCTGCTCATGGCCGCGCTGCAGCGGCGCGACGACGTGGACTGCGTCGACGGCGAGGTTCGCGAGCTTGGTTTCAATCGGCTCGACGCGCGGGCGGTGCTCCGCCACCTGATCACGAGCGCGAAGAACAACGCAGGCAAGCGAGGCCTGGTCGAGTTGTTCGCGAACCTATCCGTCGAGGCGACGGCCCCAGACCACCCGGCGCACGACTACTTCGTCGAGCGCTACGCGACACTGAGGGCCACGGTGACGAGGAGCCTCACGGATCTCGGCCGCGAAGGGGCGCTACGGCCAGGGGTGGTGCCCGGAATCGCTGCCGCCCAGGTGATAGCGGTGATGGACGGATTGCAGGTCCAATGGTTGCTGGATCCGCAGGGCATTGACATGGCGGCCGCTCTGGAAGGGCTGGTCAATGGAATGCTCATCGAGCCGTTGTAAAGACAGGTTTGTCGTGGGCTCACGCCGGCTCCGAGACCCAGACACTAGGCCAAATTTGGCGCAAACGGAGTGAGGTCCCCCTTGTAGGGACGCAGGTCCCGGGACCCGGGATCGGGACCGTCCTACTGTCTGAGGTGAGCGCAAAACAGAGCTCAGGTCCCCACGACCGTTTGAATGGAGAAGACCATGGCAACCACGACAGGCGACACCGACGTCGCAACCACCAAGGGTGCAGCTCTGGGAAGATACTCCCTCAGCCTCGCCCGTATCGCCCTTGGATGGGTTTTCCTCTGGGCATTCATCGACAAGGTGTTCGGCCTCGGCTTTGCGACGTGCCGCGACGCGAAGACGGGCGTCGTCAACGTCATGTGCGACAGCGCCTGGCTCGCTGGCGGACACCCCACCGAGGGCTACCTCAAGTCCGCTTCGGGCGGATTCGGTGGCGATCCCACCGGTGTGTACGGTGAGATGTTCAAGGGCTGGGGCACCTGGAGCCTCGGCGGCTTCCGCCCGCTCGACTGGGCCTTCATGCTCGGCCTGTTCGCCGTAGGCACGGCGCTGATGCTCGGCATCGGCACCAAGCTCGGCGCGTGGGGCGCGGTTGGCCTCCTCGTCCTGATGTACATCGCCCACTTTGACAACAGCAACAACCCGGTCTACGACGAGCACATCCCCTATGCGCTCGCGATCGTAGGAATCGTCTTTACTGAACTTAAGTTCCAGGCCATTGGCTTGGGCGGATGGTGGCGCAAGATGCCAATCGTTCAGAAGAACAACTGGCTCGTCTAGAGAAGTCGTGGGGGAGGGCCGGCCGCTACAGCGGCCGGCCCTTTTCTGCGTCTTGAGCCCTGGGTGCGCCTTGTCAGGCGGCGACCGTCGCCTTGGCCCGGACCTTCGCCCGGCGCTCCTCGAGAAGCTCGTGGGTCACTACTTGCGCCATTTGCGGGATGAGATCGCGCGAACGCTTCGCAATCCAGGGCAAGCCTTGGCGAGTGAGCCACCAGCCACGTGCCACGAGCGAGGGCCGCAAACCCGGAGCGTCGATGGGGCGGACCTGGGGATACCTCGCGGCCAGTACCCGTAGCGCCGCCTCCGCGAGCGCCCGATGCCCCGCGGGAGACGGATGGATCCTGTCGATGTGCCATGCGGCCTCGCCGAGCTTCGCAAAGACCTCGGCCCCGTTGACAAAGTGAACATCGGTGCCGGCGACCGCGATGGCGAGCGCGCCATTGACCTCACCCACGCGGCGCGCCATCACGGTTGACACGTGCCTGCCCAACAGGTCGAACGCCGCGATCTTGTCGAGACCGATCATCACCAGTTCGCGTCCGGGCCTGCGCAGCCTCGCGACCGCATCGGCGACGTGCTCCGTGATCTCGGGCGGGCTGAAGTCGCCCCGCAAGACGTCGTTTCCGCCCACCGTGAGCAGGACGACGTCGGGACGGTCCATCAGGCCTGTCGGCAACTGGCTGACGCCGAGGCTGCGCGCGCGAGTGCCGTTTTCCGCCAGATTTGTGAAACTTGAGGCGCCGATCGCGTGAGCAACGTGAGCGGCCCAGCCCGCTCCGACACCTGGAACCGTGGCATCGCCGATGCCGAGAGTGATGGAGTCTCCCAAGGCCACCACCCGGGGACCGCGCGCCGTGCGTTCCGATCGAGCGGTCATGACGGTCTCCTCTAGGGGTGGGGGGTTGCCGCGAGTTGTGAGGTGTGGAGTGCGAGCATGAGGTCGACGGTGGCGGACCACGGCATCGTCTCTGCGCGCGCGCGAGCGGCGACGCGGCGCTTGAGCGGGTCCCTTGCCAGGATCGCTTGGATCGCATCTGCGAAACTCTCGGCCGTGCCCTCGGCTGCGATTCCCGCGTCCGCCACGACCTCGGGAAGGGCTGAGGCCGCATTGACGACGGCGGGGGTGCCCGACGCGAGGGCCTCCAGCGCGGCGAGGCCAAAGGTCTCGATGGGCCCGGGTGCCACCACCACGTCGGCGCTCGCGAGGAGTTGCGCGAAGTAGTCGCGGTCGGTCACGAAGCCAAGAAACGTGACGGGGAGGTCCTCGGCGCGCTCCCGCATGTGTTGAGCGACATTTCCGGTTCCGGCGCTGACGAGCCGCACGCGTTCCCCGCGCTCGCGGAGCACCCTGACCGCGTCGATCGCGAGTTCGGGCCGCTTTTCCGTCGATAGGCGCGCGGCCATGAGCAGCAGGGTCTCGTCGTCGGTCGCGACGGTGGCGCGTGCCTCGAGGGAGGCATTGCGAGGACGAAAGCGGTCGAGGTCTACCCCGAGCGGCACCTTGACCGCGTGAAGCCCCGCACGGGAAAACTCGGCCCGCGCATACTCGGTGGTGCACACGACAGTGGTAAATCGCCTGTGGGTGCCGCGGTTGTGCCAGTCGGCGAGCGCCTCGATCGACACAAGGCGCCGCAACCACGCGGGAAGGTTCGCTGCCAGGATGCCGTCGGCGCGCTCGTGGGCGAAGAAGGCCGAGGGAACCCCTCGCTGCACGGCCCACGCACCGAGCGAGCGCAGCGTCGTGCGGTCGGAGACCTCGAGGACATCGGGAGCGAAGTCGGCAAGAATTCTTCGCACCTTGCGCGTCCGCACGATCACGCGGTAGCCGCCCGAACC from Demequina lutea includes:
- a CDS encoding NADPH-dependent F420 reductase → MSSVTIIGAGNMAGAIAGIARKSGADVQIVARDAAKVAELAAVTGATSAAYGDTLTGDIVILAVPYPAVDSIIATYADALDGAIVVDITNPLDFSTFDSLVTPADSSAAAVLAAALPGAKVVKAFNTTFAATLATGNVGSVETTVLVAGDDADAKQAVIDLVIGGGIAAIDTGALKRARELEALGFLQLTLAVGEKTPWTGGFALTR
- a CDS encoding LLM class flavin-dependent oxidoreductase, which codes for MQFGIMSVSDITRDPISGVTPTEAERISNIVKIAVKAEEVGLDAFAIGEHHNPPFFSSSPTTLLAHIAALTERLIVTTSTTLITTNDPVRIAEEYAMLQHLSKGRMDLMLGRGNTAPVYPWFGQDIRQGLPLALENYNLLHRLWREDVVDWEGSFRSPLQGFTSAPRPLDDVPPFVWHGSIRTPEIAEQAAFYGNGYFANNIFWPKDHYKRLIDFYRQRFEHHGHGTAKQAIVGLGGQAFIGRTSQEAKSKFRPYFNEAPVYGHGPTLEEFSDQTPLSVGSVQEVIDKTLTFQETFGDYQRQLFLMDHAGMPVEMVLDQLELLGGEVVPVLRKELESRRDPEAAKAPTHASLVKAKYGDEEPRQPRPNANRGDNVTGSSPYQDSEAVAAASAPTQS
- a CDS encoding MFS transporter, with translation MTVAERVIDTPRLRRARIGVSLLFLTNGAMWANVVPRLPGIKDRLDLSYTGFGVAVAFASIGSIGLGLVAGKMVRRFGSARVAAIALALQSLAVWGAGISPTVFLFSAFLFLNGALDANTDVAQNAQGLAIQRRMGKSIINSLHAMWSLGAAAGGLIGAGAVALHLSIGVHLGVTSALFVAIAAVAYRLTLGPDSGIDRQDEPAHADAPKRRMRVPRAALITVVMLGLVAIAGALVEDAGFTWSANYMKDDLHAAADIAGFAFVGLMLLHFLGRIVGDKYVDRYGERAVARVGGTITAVGMGVALAWPTIPGTIVGFSLAGLGVATTVPAAFAAADGIPGLRAGTGLTMVSWMLRISFLASPPIVGAVADATSLRTGLLVVPIAGIAVFLLAGALTGRQPHDDAPVAVITPTH
- a CDS encoding MBL fold metallo-hydrolase, which gives rise to MRLTKHAHACIDVEHEGRRIVIDPGAFTPNARDLLANADAVLVTHSHMDHLDPDAVADAMRARIGLVLYGPEDVVASLREEFGERVRAVKPGDVLEVAGLSVSVYGGLHAEVLPSIPRAVNVGFLLGGRVFHPGDSLDPPDVEVETLLVPVSGPWIKLAEAAQFVSAVKPLRAVAIHEVILSPIGLALAAHVLGNGSSPSVPVEFLEPGTEL
- a CDS encoding pirin family protein, whose product is MAQQGTAGTTGVTGVAGIGPRAAVLPAREVPLGGLRSMNVQRALPQRALPTVGAWCFLDRFGPQHTTMRVEPHPHMGLQTVTWPLLGEVRHRDSLGSDVLLRAGQFNLMTAGAGISHSEYSLGDGAVELDVLQLWIALPEHSRWDARGFERHETLPTVTLPASVGNDAEATVIMGSLAGVASPATIHSPLVGAQIRIAAGSRVRIPLDPAWEFALVLLEGDLEALDMGVSDAVIAEEATSTVSADGSTVRPGRNDLLYLGTDRDHIELASHSGALMFLLGGEPFEDELVMWWNFVGRSHEEIVQARDEWEARSARFGTVDGHGDKRVPAPPMPTVRLTPRSRRI
- a CDS encoding CE1759 family FMN reductase; the protein is MTAPLSLVVVNAGVSDPSSTKLLADRAASRVRALGQARGREITTTVIDLRELLPELPAALASQHFGEGFKRAIAALVDADGIIAAAPVYKAGASGLFTSFFQVLDNDLLIGKPVVLAATAGTARHALVVDEEMRSLFAYLRTLTVPTSLFAATEDWQDKALTGRIDRAALELMLLMESGFAKAVRDESWQSYQHEYGSAGGTELGIDLESDLMRLATGRSSKPKP
- a CDS encoding MarR family winged helix-turn-helix transcriptional regulator; the protein is MTTSTRAETHDGRTAPTATTTTTATTTPHASAAPIKEANEAWESLLGAYSTLMKRFEAESMWCEVSLHEYDVLYTLSKCPAPQRLGELGRHVLLSQPGLSRLVERLVERGLVAKGPDPADARAALLSLTGEGREVQRRVGRAHARSVTDAMSSRLTPTQMSTLAGLASLLASTKMPAPTEGQPS
- a CDS encoding GNAT family N-acetyltransferase, whose product is MTDSPNTSVVRNEDAERYELILDGAQTGEAETDHAVAGFAAFHESETHIAFTHTEIDDAYQGQGLGLRLAEAALADAVARDLTIIPLCPYMARYLERHEIEGARIEWPNRAPRAPQA
- a CDS encoding fructosamine kinase family protein, with protein sequence METVVKERADAPPGFYEAEAAGIGWLAEAGGAAVARVVAVSPCRIEIERVAQGRATTDAAHDFGRDLARTHAAGAATFGASPEGWHGPLFIGRREMPRNESTAWGEFYVTGRVLPFAESAVSAGNLTRAELAVVREACDTVASGRFDDDAPPSRIHGDLWGGNILFGPRGVVMIDPAAHGGHAETDLAMLSLFGAQHLTHIIDGYQSVAPLRTGWMDRVPVHQLHPLAVHAAGHGRSYGVALVRAARATLSLAS